The Streptococcus marmotae genome contains the following window.
TCACGGTTGGAACAAGAGATACTGCGCATCTTCCAGGTGAAGATGATGGCTATATCGATTGGAATGTTATTGGTGGTTACAACTTGAAGCACCATACAGCTCACGTTCCAACACGAACAACGCCAACTCCAACGCCAACACCGTATAGACCGACTCCAAGCACTCCACGGGTAACTCCTGAAGTGCCAGTGAGAGAAGTTCCGAAAGCTCCTGTGGCAACTCCAGCGGTCTTGAAGCCAGTGACTCCGACTCCTGTGTCAAGTGGGGAGAGCAAGTTACTTCCGAAAACAGGTGTTGCAAGTGAACAAAGTGGATTTGTTTATATGGCAACTGCTCTAGGTTTAGCTGGTTTGGCAATGCTTCCTAAACGGAAAGAAGAAAGGGAGTGAGACAAAAATCGGTATTTCGTAGAAATCGATTTTGTCAATTTTGCTTTCTTATTTCTAGGCTCAAGTATTAACAGTCCATTGGACTGTCTTAACTCTCTAGTTTCTAAGCTCGGGTATCAATAGTCACTCACCTGACTATTGATATGCGTCAAACTGTTAAAGCTATAAAAGAAGCGAGGCTTGGGCACTTTTGTCTCAGCCTCGTACCAGTTCAAATGTTTCTAACTGTTCATCAGCTCCTGTAGCGTGGGAATAGTTAGGTATAGGAGAGAGAATTGAAAGAGTTCTCTCTTTTTCTATTCTATAAGGGAGTGGGGAAAATCAGGATGAGCGCGTCGCGCTACCTATAAAAAAATCGTGATTTTGAAGAAATCGATTTTCCTCACTCCTTTCTTTCTAGGTTCGGGCTAAACGAACCCACTGGATTAGTTTACTCCCACCCCGCATGTTGACTAGCTTCCACAATTGAGAATTGTGGAAGGCTGGAAATAGAACGAGCGCAGCTCGCCCCTTGCAATTGAGAATTGTGGAAGGCTGGAAATAGAACGAGCGTAGCTCGCCCCTTGCAATTGAGAATTGTGAAAAGTTGGGAATAAGGCTAGCGAAGAACTATTCGCTAGCCTCTTCTAATAGAATGTTGATTCATCAGCGTTTTACAAACCAGACAATCCTCGCTTTGGGGGTCTCTAGGCTCGGGTATCAATAGTCACTCCCCTGACTATTGATATGCGTCAAACTATTAAGGCTATAAAAGAAGCGAGGCTTGGGCACTTTTGTCTCAGCCTCGTTAGTTAGAATGGGATAGACAGAGATTTCTAGGTGTTTCCGTTTAAAAACTGGAGAATAGTTGCAATGCGGGCAGGATTCTTTTACAATAGTAGAAAAAAGGAGATTTCTATGCAAGAGTTAGTAGCCTATAAACGGATGCCCATATGGACAAAGGAAACCGTTCCGACGGAGATTACCCATAAGCACAATACCAAGGTGGGTACTTGGGGCAAAATCAAGGTCGTAACGGGCGAAATCAAGTATGAAGCCATTTCAGACGAAAATGAGATTACTGCTATCCACCATTACCGAGCGACTGATGACATTCCCATGGTGGAGCCACAGGCTTGGCACCGTGTGACGTTGCTGACAGATGATACTAGCTTTTTTGTCGAGTTTTTCTGTCAACCAGAGGATTATTTTGCCAAGAAATACGGCTTTACCCGTACGCATTCGGAAGTCATTGAAGCTTTAGAGACCATTACTGAGCCATGCAAGGTCCTAGATTTAGGCTGTGGTCAAGGCAGAAATGCCCTTTATTTGTCTCAAAAAGGATTTGAGGTGACAGCTGTCGATCATCACCTGCCAAGTCTGGAGACCCTTTTGACAGTAATGGAAGCGGAAGATTTAGAGCTACAAGTTGGTCAGTATGATATTCATCAGGCACATCTTGAGCAATCCTATGATTGGATTATTTCAACGGTTGTCTTGATGTTTTTAGAGCGGGAGCGCATTCCAGCTATTATTGAAAATATGCAACAGCAGACCAATAGTGGTGGCTATAATTTGATTGTTGCGGCTATGAGTACGGATGACGCACCATGTCCGATGCCCTTTTCCTTCACATTTGCTCAGAATGAGTTGAAGGATTATTACAAGGATTGGAAATTAATCAAATACAATGAGGATTTTGGCCAGCTTCATCGTCGAGATGAAAATGGCAATTTCTTACGTTTTCGCTTTGCGACCATGTTAGCGCAAAAACCATAAGGAACTGGAAGGGGGAGGAATCAATTTCTGTGAAAGCAGGATTGAATGTTCCTCCTATTCTTCTTTTTTGGAACAAATTGTTTACAAGTGTAGTCGAAAAAGGTATACTAGTTATATAGAAACTACATTTGTAGACAAAGAAAGGAGATTGGATGAAGAAAACCTATGCTGTAAAGGGAATGACGTGTGCATCTTGTGCTATGACGGTTGAAAAGACGCTCCAGTCCTTAGCGGGTGTGAAAGAAGTGAGTGTGAATCTGGCGACTGAGCAAGCAAGTATTGGTTACGAAGAAGAAATCATAACAGAAAAAGAGCTGATAGCAGCGGTGACAGGAGCTGGCTATCAATTGATTTCTCATGCCAAAGAGGAAATCTATCAGATTAAGGGAATGAGCTGTGCCTCCTGTGCTATGGCAGTCGAACGGAGTGTCGGACAACTTAGTGGAGTTGAAGAAGCTGCGGTTAATTTGGCAACAGAAAGCCTCACTATTCGCTATGATGCGAGTATTCAGTCTCCTTCAAGCATTCAAGAAGCGGTAAAGGAAGCGGGCTACGAAGCGTTATTAGCTGAGACAAGTCAGCAGCTAGACAGGGGGGTGGAGCAGGCAGAGCAAGCAAAGAAATTATGGCAACGATTCATCTGGTCAGCGATTTTTGCCCTTCCCTTAGTATATCTTGCTATGGCTCCGATGCTTCCATTTGGAAAAGCATTGGTACCAGAAATCTTTCACAAGGCTCCGGTAGCTGCCCTCGTTCAACTTATCTTGGTCTTACCAATCGTGTATGTTGGACGTAGCTTTTACCAAAAGGGGCTCAAAACCTTGCTGAAAGGGCATCCGAATATGGACTCCTTGATTGCGATTGGCACAGGAGCTGCCTTACTGCAAGGTCTAGTCATGACAGCTCTTTTGTGGTTGGGTAAGGTAGAGGTTGGGCATGGTGAGCATGCCGAATTATATCTTGAATCAGTTGCGGTTATTCTCGCCTTGATTACGCTTGGTAAGTATTTAGAGACGGTATCAAAAAGTCGGACCTCGGAAGCCATTCAGCATTTGCTGTCCTTAACTCCTCCAACTGCCCGTGTTCTTCGAAATGGGGAGGAATTAGAACTTCCACTTGAGCTGGTTATGGTAGGCGAGCAATTGTTGGTTCGACCAGGCGAAAAAATCCCTGTTGACGGAGAAATTAGTGAGGGACAATCCACAGTAGATGAAGCCATGCTAACAGGAGAAAGCCTGCCAGTGTCAAAAACAGTTGGAGATAGCGTATTTGGTGGTTCAATCAATAAAAATGGAGCCTTTAAAATGATAGCTACCAAAGTTGGAAAGGATACGGCCCTTGCACAGATTATTCGCCTGGTAGAAGAAGCACAAGGGTCAAAGGCTCCTATTGCTCGATTAGCCGATCAGGTGGCAGCCGTCTTTGTTCCTATTGTCATGATTTTGGCTTTGGGAGCAGGTCTATTTTGGTTAATAGCTGGAGAGTCAGTAACCTTTTCCTTGTCGATTGTCATTGCGGTACTCATTATTGCCTGTCCTTGCGCTTTGGGACTTGCTACGCCAACGGCTATCATGGTTGGTACAGGAAAGGGTGCAGAGCAAGGTATGTTAATCAAGTCAGGTGAAGTGCTAGAACGTGCGCAAAAGCTAGATACGATTCTGTTAGATAAGACGGGAACCGTAACAGAAGGCCATCCACAAGTAACGGACATCCTGACTTATCAAGGCAAATCTGAGGAGGAAATCTTGCTACTAGCAGCTAGTATGGAGTATTACTCAGAACACCCCTTGGGGGAGGCAATTTTGTCTTTTGCTAAGGAAAAAGGATTAGCTTTGCAGAGCGTCGATGCTTTTCAATCTGTTTCTGGAAAAGGAATTATAGGGATAATCAATGGACAAGAAATCCTTCTAGGGAATCTTTCTTTCATGGCTGAACAGGATGTTGCTATTGAACAGGCAGCATCCGACAGTTACCTTCTTTCTCAAAATGGGAAAACACCAGTCTTGTTAGCGTTGGATAAGCAGTTAGTCGCAATCATTGGTGTGGCAGATAAGATGAAGCAAACAAGTTCACAGGCGGTGAAACACTTGCAGCAGATGGGGCTAGAAGTTGTCATGCTAACTGGAGATACACCAGAAACGGCTGAAGCGATTGCAGCGCAAGCGGGCATTCAAACAGTTATCAGTCAGGTTCTGCCAGAAGATAAGGCAGCTGTTGTCAAAGAATGGCAAGAAAAAGGGAAAGTGGTTGCCATGGTTGGAGATGGAATTAATGATGCTCCAGCTCTTGCTCAAGCAGATGTTGGTATTGCCATTGGTTCGGGGACTGATGTGGCCATTGAATCAGCTGATATTGTTTTGGTGCGCAGCGATTTGGTGGATGTAGCTCGGACGATTCGGTTGAGTCAGGCAACTCTGCGTGTCATTAAGCAAAATCTTTTTTGGGCCTTTGCCTATAATGTCATTGGGATTCCAGTTGCTATGGGGGTATTGCATCTCTTTGGAGGTCCCTTGCTGAACCCCATGTTAGCTGGAGCAGCCATGTCCCTCAGCTCGGTATCGGTCTTAACAAATGCCTTACGCTTGAAGAAAACTCGTCTGTAATAGACAAGACCAGGGATTGTTAGAAAAAAGAATCGAAAATGGGAAACAAAATACTAGCATTTTTGAGTCAAAACGCTTACAATAGAGGTAGTAGAGAAAAGGAGCCTATTATGACAACATTTATCGGAAAACCAGTTACTCTTGTCGGACCTCAATTACGTGTAGGCGACAAAGCCCCTGATTTTGTCCTTATGGCCAATGATTTGACCTTGAAGAGCCTCAATGATTTTGGTAAAAAGTGCAAGGTCATTAGTGTTATTCCTTCAATTGACACAGGAATTTGTGATGCGCAAACACGTCGCTTTAATGAAGAATTGGCAGGGCTAGACAATCTAGTTGTTATTACTGTTTCAGCGGACTTACCATTTGCACAGGCTCGTTGGTGTGGGGCAGCAGGACTTGATGGAGTCATTACCCTATCAGATTACTATGACCATGCTTTCGGGAAAGCATACGGCTTGTTAATGCGTGAGTGGAATTTGCTAGCGCGTGCCGTCTTTGTCCTCAATGAAAATAATGAGATTGTCTATGTAGAATATTTGGACAATGTAAATGAACATCCAGATTATGATGCAGCTTTAGCAGTCGCTAAGAATCTGTAACAATCTTAAAACGGGTAAGAAATTCTTGCTCGTTTTTTCTTGCTCGTTTGTCAATTGGAAAACAAAGGATTTGTACTTGCCATGTCGGATTGTTTCATAAGGGGAATACTCGATATGAAAGCGAAAACATGGTATAATAGGGAAAGAAAAGAGGTAGATATGGCATATATTGAAGTACGCAATAGTTCTAAATCTTACATCATGGGCAATAATCGTATTGTGGCAAACAAGGATATTTCGTTTGATATTGAAAAGGGAGAATTGGTCATTATTCTCGGTTCTTCTGGCGCAGGAAAATCAACCCTGCTCAATATCTTGGGCGGTATGGATACAAATGATGAAGGTGTAGTCAAGATTGATGGGGTGGACATTGCTCAACTAACTAGTAAGCAGCTGACCAAGTACCGCCGTGAAGATGTTGGTTTTGTCTTTCAGTTTTACAATTTAGTGGCGAATCTAACTGCGAAAGAAAATGTCGAATTGGCCTCAGAAATTGTGCGTGATGCCATGGATGCGAGGGATGTCTTGACCAAAGTTGGTTTGGGAGATCGTTTGGATAATTTTCCAGCTCAATTATCAGGTGGTGAGCAACAACGAGTTGCGATTGCACGAGCAGTTGCCAAACGTCCTAAGATGCTCTTGTGCGACGAGCCAACTGGAGCTTTGGACTACCAAACTGGTAAACAAGTGTTACACATTTTACAAGAGATGTCAAAACAAGAAGGAGCAACGGTTGTGATTGTGACCCACAATGCAGCTCTGGCTCCCATTGCAGATAAGGTCATTCAGATGCGGGATGCGTGTATCCATTCGATTCAGGTCAATCCACAGCCGCAAGACATTCGAACCTTGGAATATTAAGAAAACTAGGAAAGCTAGATGAATAAGAAAATCTATTGGAAAACGATTCGTCAATCGTTGCTGTCTTCTAAAGGGCGATTCTTTTCGATTTTTAATTTAATGATGATTGGTTCAATGGCCTTTATTGGTTTGAAGGTCGCAGCGCCGAATATGGAAAAAACAGCGCAGCGCTATATTGAACAGGGACAGATGATGGATTTGGCTGTGCTGTCCGATTTGGGAATCAGTCAAGCAGACAAAAAAGAATTAGATAATATTAGAGGTGTCCAGATTGAGTATGCCTACTTCAAGGATGTGACCATTGGGGGTGGACAGGAAGCAATCCGTTTGTTTTCTACTCCAAAAACCATTTCACGCTATCAGCTAAAAGAGGGCAAGGATCCTACATCAGAAAAGGAAATTCTTTTATCGACCAATCTTAAAGGAAGCTATCAGATTGGAGATCGCATTACAGTCCAAGAAGGCAATAAACAGGCTAGGGTTTTAAAAGAAACAGAATTTATTGTGACCGGTTTTGCGGATTCGGCAGAGATATGGGGAACAATCAATCTCGGTCCTGCCAGTACAGGAACAGGTCAGCTAGCTGCCTATGCCTTTGTGGATGAGGCTGCCTTTGACTCGGAAGTGTATATGTTAGCCCGCCTCCGCTATGACGATGTAGCGGCTATTCCCTATTATCAAGGGTCCTATAAACAAAAAATAAGAGCTCATCAAGAAGAACTGAATCAAGTATTAGCAGACAATGGGAAAGAACGCCTGGCTAGCATTCGGAAAACAGGTCAGGAAAAGATTGCTGACGGAAGAAAAAAAATAACAGAGGCAGAACAGCAACTCCAAGAAGCTCAGCAAGCCTTTGACACAAAGGAAGAGGAGCTAAGCAAAGGTCGGCTCCAATTAGAGCAGGGACAAGAGGAATTGAAATTACAGGCAAGGGAATTAGAATCAGCTAAGGTTCAACTTGACCAAGCCAAGGAAGAATTAGACAATAGCCGGGCACAGCTAGATGCTGCGCAACGTCCTCTTGAAATCAGTCGAAAGCCCTTGGAGGAAAATCGAAAAGAGCTAGTACAAGCCGAGAGGCAATTGAATGAGGTGCGGACTAGTTTGAGTGCAAAAGGAATTGAATTAGACCAAGCAGCAGCTCAGATTGCCACAGCCCAAGGCGAATTTCAGCGCTTAGCCCAAGCTATTCAAGATCAGATTACCTTTGCGGTGGGTTCAGGAGAGAAACCAGCAGAACTTCCAGAGTTGGTAGAAGCCCAGCAATGCTTGAAACAAATAGAAACAGACATTGCATCTGCTCAACAAATTTACCAACAAGGATTGGCAGCCTATCAATTAGGGAAAATCCAATACGAAGAAGAGTTAGCCCGCTATCAAGAAGGGAAAAAGCAATATGAAGCTGCTCTAATCCGGTATCAAGAAGCCCAGGCAGCCTACCAAGAAGGAGAAGCCTCCTATCAAGCTGGACTTGCTGAATACGAGGCGAATCGAATTGCCTACGAATCAGGGCAAGAACAACTGGCGACTGCTAGAGCCGATTTGAGAGAAAAACAAGAGGAGTTGGAGAAAGGGGAACAAGCGCTTCAGGAAGCCAAAAGTGACTTTGAACGGAGGCGGTTGACCATTGAACAAGAGTTAGGACAGTCGCACAGGGAATTACAGAGCGCTCAGGCTGATTTGGCACACTTTGATACACCAGAGTATCGTACCTATACACGAGACAGCCTACCTGGTGGAAATGGCTATGCCAATTATGATAGCAGTACCCAGAGTATTTCTGCGGTCGGAAACATTTTCCCTGCTGTATTATACTTAGTTGCGGCTCTGGTTACATTTATGACCATGACCCGCTTTGTGGATGAGGAGCGTTCAAATATCGGTATTTTTAAGGCTCTCGGCTATACAAATCGGCAAATTATCATCAAGTTTATCGTCTACGGGTTAGCGTCAGGCTTATCAGGTACCATTGTAGGGCTTCTTTTAGGTAACTTTCTCCTAGCTCCGATGATTAGTCGCATTATCACAGATACGACGGTGATTGGAAGAAGCAGCCTTTCTTTTTATCCGAAGTGGTATCTTCTAGCAATTCTCTTTTCTCTGCTTGCTTCTGTGTTACCAGCCTATTGGGTTGCACGCAGGGAGTTAAAAGCCAAACCAGCCCAGCTACTGCAAGCTAAGCCACCTGTTTCAGGGGCTAAGATTTTCTTGGAATATGTACCAATTATTTGGCAGCGTTTGAGTTTTACCCAAAAGGTGACAGCCCGCAATATCCTACGTTACAAAAAACGGATGCTCATGACCATTATCGGCGTAGCAGGCTCCGTGGCTCTCTTATTTGCTGGTTTAGGAATTCGCTCGTCTATTTCGCAGGTCATCGACCGTCAATTTCAGGACCTTCTTCATTATCAATTGGTACTTGTCAAGCAAAGTCGAGTTAGTCAGGAAGATAAAGATCAAGTTGAAAAAGCCCTTCGTTCACCAGTTGTTCAAAAGACCCTACCGCTTGCTTACTATGGTCTAACAGAAACAGTAAAAGGTCAGGACGATGCCCTTGCTATTAGCCTTTTTATCAGTCCAGAAAAAGATTTGTCCTCCTTTGTCACCTTGCGAAATCCTAAGAATGGTCAAGGGTTACTCTTATCAGATGAGGGGGCAATTATTTCTCAGAAGTTGGCTCAATTGTATCAGGTTGATGTTGGAGATAGGCTGACGGTGAAAGTTCAGCAAGAAGAGTTGACATTGAAAGTGGCTGGAATCACGGAGATGTATGCAGGTCATTTCATCTATCTGTCGGATGTTGCCTATCAGCGAGCAAGTGGAAAAGGTTATCAGGCAAATGCAGATTTGGTGATGTTAGACAAGTCAGATAAGAAGGCTGTTGAAAAGGTTGCACGTGATTTTCTAGCCATGAAAGGTGTTGTTGCGGTCGTACAAAATCTATCTCTGGTTACCTTGCTAGAAACCATTGTTCAGTCCCTTCAATCCGTTATGCTGATTTTGATTGTCTTGTCCATTTTACTGGGAATTGTTATTCTCTATAATTTGACGACCATCAATATGGCAGAGCGGATTCGGGAATTGTCAACCATTAAAGTCTTGGGATTTTATGACCATGAAGTGACCTTTTATATCTATCGGGAAACCATGATCCTATCAGTCTTGGGGATTGTCTTAGGTCTATGTGCAGGCTTCTTCTTACATCGCATACTTCTAGTCGTCATTGCTTCACCGGCTATCCTATTTGCCCCAACTGTATCCATAGATGTCTATCTCGTCCCAATTGTGGCTGTACTAGGAATACTCACCTTGTTAGGCTGGCTCGTTCACCATCAGTTGAGTCAATTAGATATGCTTGAAGCCCTCAAGTCTGGGGAGTAATCGGATAACTCCAAGAGTCCAGTTAGCTGTTATAGTGAATTGAATAAAGGTTAGGACATTGTTATACTCTATACCATGAAGAACCCACAAAATCAAGGGGAAATTCTCCAGGATAAGAATTCCAAAGGTGAAGCAAAGGACTGGCGAGGAAGAAAAATTTTAGGCTTGAGATTGTCTGAAATTTTTGGGCATCTTGGATATAGACAGAACTTAGTCGAGCGAGTCGCCACGTGTGGCGATCAGCTCGAATTTGTAAAAAAAAACAGACGGTAGTCTGCGATTAGCCAAGGCTTATTTTTGTCAAAACAAACTCTGCTCGATGTGTAACTGGAGGCGGTCGATGAAACATTCTTACCAGACTTCTGTGGTCGTTGATGAAGCTATGAAGCAACACCCAAAAGCTCGTTTTCTCTTCCTGACCTTGACCGTTAAGAACGTACCAGGCGAGGAACTGAGCAGGACATTTACGTCCTTGACCCAGGCGTTTGACCGTCTCTTTAGACGGGCTAAGGTCAAGAAGAATCTGATTGGCTATTTGCGAGCAACCGAGGTTACTCATAACGAAATTATAGGTGAGTATCACCCCCATTTGCACGTTTTACTGATGGTCAAGTCGAGTTATTTTAGTGGGGCTGGAAACAACTATATCACCCAGGAAGAATGGGGGCAGATGTGGTCACAATCGCTTAAGGTGGATTGTCGATGTCAGAGCCGTCAAGGAGCAGGGAAAAGGTCTAAAAGGGGCAATCCTTGAGACGGCAAAGTACCCAACCAAACCCATCAAGCTGGAGCTAGAAAATGCCCAGGTCGTGGAAGATTTATACAACGGACTTTACCGAAAACGACAGATAGCTTACGGTGGTTTGTTCAAGGAAATTAAGAAAAAACTGGAGCTCGATGACCTGGAAAATGGTGACCTGGTTCATACCGGAGAGGACAAAGAAGAGCTATCCGGTGGAACAAAAATTATAGCCGTTTGGAATGCCAGCAGGCAGAATTATTTTATCAAATAATTTAATTAGTTAGGAAGGAGCTTGTGATGAAAAAAATAAAATTTGATTCTTTATTTTTGTTATTAGGAGGTATATTTTTTGGAGTATATTTAGCTCTTTATGAGAAAGAATTTTTAAAATTTCCGAATGTGTTTTTAACTGTTTATTTTTTTATATGCTTAATTTGTTTCTCTCTAGTGGGAGAATATTATACAAATAAATTTTCTCAAAATTCATTTGTGCTTCGGTTGGTTTACGTTGGTCTCTATGTATTTTCACCTTTACTTATAGTCTTTATTATCTTTGGAGGAAAGAAGTATGAAGATAATAAATAAGTTTTTGGTTATAGTTATGTTATTTGCGATAACATTTCCTGTCTTAAGTAGTTTTCCTACAGTTGTTTTTGCTAATGAGGAGATTTCTTCATTAGCAACTGACGAAGAGGTGGAAATATTGTCTTCAGAGCTTGAATTTTATTTTAATCAGGTGGGGCATATAGATGGAAATGGAAATTATCAAATAACAAATCCTGAATTACTTCTTGAAAGAGCTAATTCAGGAGATATATATGCACAACAACTTTATGAAGCTTATAAGATTAGAATAAGTAAACGAAGAAAACGTTCTGCAGCTGATTTTGGTATGTGCGTTTTAAGAGATTATTTTGGCGTTTACATTGATATAGCAAATGGACAATTTTGGAAAGCTTTTACTATGGATTTGGAAAATGCTCTATGGGAAAAAGCAGCAGGGACAGTTCTTAAACTTTTGGGTAAAAGCGCAAGTAAAGCTAATGTGTTAGCTACAGCAGGACAATTGGCTTTAGCTACAGCAGGACAATTGGCTTTAGCGGCTTATAATTGTCGTTCTAAGTGGTAATGTGAATGGTGGATACATAGAGATTTAAGCCGGTTTTTAACCGGCTTTTTATGTATAAAAATAAAAATCTGACTAGGCAACGAAATCGTAGCTAGAACTGAAGTTCAGCAAGGTGAGTTAACGACGTCAGACTTTGATTTTTGACGAGTATAAGTCGCTTTGCTTCAATAGTCCAGTAGACTGTTGAAGGTGGAAACAGGGATTATGGAGTAATCCTCAATTAACGCCAGTTCTATCTGTAGCTCCTTGCCTTGTCCTATTCCTTCATAAGATACAAAGGACGTCAAGAGCAAAGTAAAAATAGGAGATTTCCTTGTGTTCGATGAACACAAGGAAATCTATCTTTTTTACACAGCTCTTAGTCCGTGTTCAGTTCTCAATCCACTATAAAAATCTGTACTATATGAAGAAAATAGCAAAACCAAGAACTTTGATGTTAAAGAGGCTGAGACAAAAGTGTCCAGCCTTGCTTCTTTTATAGCGTTAACAGTTTGACTTATATCAATAGTCAGGGGAGTGACGATTGATACCTGAACCTAAAAATTTGAAAGCGAAGATTGACTGGTTTGTAGAATGTTGATCAATCAACATTCTAGTAGAAGAGGCTAGCGAACAGTTTTTTGCTAGCCCTATTTCTAACCTTTTACCATTCTCAATTGCAAGGAGCGAGCTGCGCTCGTTCTATTTCCAGCCTTCCACAATCCTCAATTGTGGAAGCTAGTCAACCTGCGAGGTATTAACAGTCTAGTGGACTGTTAATACTTGAGCTTAGAAATGAGAGAGCGAAATTGACAAAATCGATTTCTGCGAAATCACGTTTGAGTCCCACTCCCTTTTTCTATTCTTGACGAGAAGAACATGATATAATAAAAACATGAAAAAAAATAGATTATTACTAATAGACGGCTCATCTGTAGCCTTTCGTGCCTTCTTTGCCCTCTACAATCAAATTGATCGTTTTAAGAGTCCGACTGGTCTTCATACCAACGCTATCTATGGTTTCCACCTCATGCTGGACCATATGATGAAGCGAATCCAGCCAACCCATGTACTGGTCGCTTTTGATGCGGGGAAAACGACCTTCCGTACAGAAATGTACCAAGACTACAAGGCAGGTCGTGCCAAAACACCTGATGAATTTCGAGAGCAATTTCCTTTCATTCGCCA
Protein-coding sequences here:
- the tehB gene encoding SAM-dependent methyltransferase TehB, producing MQELVAYKRMPIWTKETVPTEITHKHNTKVGTWGKIKVVTGEIKYEAISDENEITAIHHYRATDDIPMVEPQAWHRVTLLTDDTSFFVEFFCQPEDYFAKKYGFTRTHSEVIEALETITEPCKVLDLGCGQGRNALYLSQKGFEVTAVDHHLPSLETLLTVMEAEDLELQVGQYDIHQAHLEQSYDWIISTVVLMFLERERIPAIIENMQQQTNSGGYNLIVAAMSTDDAPCPMPFSFTFAQNELKDYYKDWKLIKYNEDFGQLHRRDENGNFLRFRFATMLAQKP
- a CDS encoding heavy metal translocating P-type ATPase; this translates as MKKTYAVKGMTCASCAMTVEKTLQSLAGVKEVSVNLATEQASIGYEEEIITEKELIAAVTGAGYQLISHAKEEIYQIKGMSCASCAMAVERSVGQLSGVEEAAVNLATESLTIRYDASIQSPSSIQEAVKEAGYEALLAETSQQLDRGVEQAEQAKKLWQRFIWSAIFALPLVYLAMAPMLPFGKALVPEIFHKAPVAALVQLILVLPIVYVGRSFYQKGLKTLLKGHPNMDSLIAIGTGAALLQGLVMTALLWLGKVEVGHGEHAELYLESVAVILALITLGKYLETVSKSRTSEAIQHLLSLTPPTARVLRNGEELELPLELVMVGEQLLVRPGEKIPVDGEISEGQSTVDEAMLTGESLPVSKTVGDSVFGGSINKNGAFKMIATKVGKDTALAQIIRLVEEAQGSKAPIARLADQVAAVFVPIVMILALGAGLFWLIAGESVTFSLSIVIAVLIIACPCALGLATPTAIMVGTGKGAEQGMLIKSGEVLERAQKLDTILLDKTGTVTEGHPQVTDILTYQGKSEEEILLLAASMEYYSEHPLGEAILSFAKEKGLALQSVDAFQSVSGKGIIGIINGQEILLGNLSFMAEQDVAIEQAASDSYLLSQNGKTPVLLALDKQLVAIIGVADKMKQTSSQAVKHLQQMGLEVVMLTGDTPETAEAIAAQAGIQTVISQVLPEDKAAVVKEWQEKGKVVAMVGDGINDAPALAQADVGIAIGSGTDVAIESADIVLVRSDLVDVARTIRLSQATLRVIKQNLFWAFAYNVIGIPVAMGVLHLFGGPLLNPMLAGAAMSLSSVSVLTNALRLKKTRL
- the tpx gene encoding thiol peroxidase → MTTFIGKPVTLVGPQLRVGDKAPDFVLMANDLTLKSLNDFGKKCKVISVIPSIDTGICDAQTRRFNEELAGLDNLVVITVSADLPFAQARWCGAAGLDGVITLSDYYDHAFGKAYGLLMREWNLLARAVFVLNENNEIVYVEYLDNVNEHPDYDAALAVAKNL
- a CDS encoding ABC transporter ATP-binding protein; translation: MAYIEVRNSSKSYIMGNNRIVANKDISFDIEKGELVIILGSSGAGKSTLLNILGGMDTNDEGVVKIDGVDIAQLTSKQLTKYRREDVGFVFQFYNLVANLTAKENVELASEIVRDAMDARDVLTKVGLGDRLDNFPAQLSGGEQQRVAIARAVAKRPKMLLCDEPTGALDYQTGKQVLHILQEMSKQEGATVVIVTHNAALAPIADKVIQMRDACIHSIQVNPQPQDIRTLEY
- a CDS encoding ABC transporter permease, with translation MNKKIYWKTIRQSLLSSKGRFFSIFNLMMIGSMAFIGLKVAAPNMEKTAQRYIEQGQMMDLAVLSDLGISQADKKELDNIRGVQIEYAYFKDVTIGGGQEAIRLFSTPKTISRYQLKEGKDPTSEKEILLSTNLKGSYQIGDRITVQEGNKQARVLKETEFIVTGFADSAEIWGTINLGPASTGTGQLAAYAFVDEAAFDSEVYMLARLRYDDVAAIPYYQGSYKQKIRAHQEELNQVLADNGKERLASIRKTGQEKIADGRKKITEAEQQLQEAQQAFDTKEEELSKGRLQLEQGQEELKLQARELESAKVQLDQAKEELDNSRAQLDAAQRPLEISRKPLEENRKELVQAERQLNEVRTSLSAKGIELDQAAAQIATAQGEFQRLAQAIQDQITFAVGSGEKPAELPELVEAQQCLKQIETDIASAQQIYQQGLAAYQLGKIQYEEELARYQEGKKQYEAALIRYQEAQAAYQEGEASYQAGLAEYEANRIAYESGQEQLATARADLREKQEELEKGEQALQEAKSDFERRRLTIEQELGQSHRELQSAQADLAHFDTPEYRTYTRDSLPGGNGYANYDSSTQSISAVGNIFPAVLYLVAALVTFMTMTRFVDEERSNIGIFKALGYTNRQIIIKFIVYGLASGLSGTIVGLLLGNFLLAPMISRIITDTTVIGRSSLSFYPKWYLLAILFSLLASVLPAYWVARRELKAKPAQLLQAKPPVSGAKIFLEYVPIIWQRLSFTQKVTARNILRYKKRMLMTIIGVAGSVALLFAGLGIRSSISQVIDRQFQDLLHYQLVLVKQSRVSQEDKDQVEKALRSPVVQKTLPLAYYGLTETVKGQDDALAISLFISPEKDLSSFVTLRNPKNGQGLLLSDEGAIISQKLAQLYQVDVGDRLTVKVQQEELTLKVAGITEMYAGHFIYLSDVAYQRASGKGYQANADLVMLDKSDKKAVEKVARDFLAMKGVVAVVQNLSLVTLLETIVQSLQSVMLILIVLSILLGIVILYNLTTINMAERIRELSTIKVLGFYDHEVTFYIYRETMILSVLGIVLGLCAGFFLHRILLVVIASPAILFAPTVSIDVYLVPIVAVLGILTLLGWLVHHQLSQLDMLEALKSGE